The following is a genomic window from Nicotiana tabacum cultivar K326 chromosome 3, ASM71507v2, whole genome shotgun sequence.
CTTGCTATGGAGGAGTAACTCGAGTACCAGTACCAAAATAACGGTCTCCAAATTCACCCATACCAGGAATCACGTGTAGGTCCTTGTTAAGGGTTGTGTCAATCTCTGATGTTACAATCTTCAATCTTGGGAATTTGTTGCATACAGCATGTAATCCCTCAGGCGCCTgcataattaataaatatagtcaaaactttcaacattgtttggatttgatcaacattgttgaacactgaagattgaagaagaagacacaaccaaaatttgttattgagagagaattgaaaatgtggaattttgccaaggtggagatttgttgaagtttggcaaaatgccaaagtcccacattggttgggagttaagtttggggggatttttcccctataaaagaaggcctaatgtttaggattgaaacacacctctcatttgccttctcatctgtttaagtcatttgtatcttctctctttagtattatttcacttgtatttttggagtggaataaaatattggttgtgtccgaggagtaggcaaaattagccgaacctcgtaaattctggtgttccctttattattgctttattgtcttatttattatttggtggctgtcataatttttggtatagtagttgtgacttattcacactctatatatttggcttccgcaacaattggtatcagagccaaggtactgtctaagtatgctctgtggttgcagcatagtctgatcttccacatcagaaaagatttatcttggtaactgagtcaaggttctgtctgagtatgctctgtggttgcagcttagtctgatcttccacaccagaaaggaaataatcttgatttgtgtcgtcagctattaaataatatttgtgtcaaagatgggagacaataaacaagaagaatctacatcaagtgtcaacaatacgtcatcattggcatcttcgcttatgacaagaattgtgtcaaatgcgaaatttgcggtcgaaatatttgacgggtccggacattttgggatgtggcaaggcgaggttctagatgtccttttttaacaagggctagatctggccattgaagaaaagaaaccagatgttattggagaagaagattggagaattatcaaccgtgttgcttgcggtaccattcgatcctaccttgctagagagcagaaatatccatacacaaaggaaacttctgcaagtaaattatggaaagcactggaggataaatttttgaagaaaaatagtcaaaataaattgtacatgaagaagagactgtttcacttcacctatgttcctggtaccacgatgaatgaacatatcaccagtttcaataagttggttacagatttgcaaaatatggatacaacttatgatgatggtgacttggccttgatgttgttggcgtcacttcctgatgagtacgagcaccttgaaactactctactccatggaaatgacgaagtttctctcagagaagtttgttcggctttgtacagctatgaacaaagaaagcgagaaaaacagaagggcggagaaggagaaacactatttgtgaggggtcgtcctcaaaatcaaacgaggacaaagaagggaagatccaagtcaagatccagacccagcaaagatgaatgtgccttttgtcgagaaaaagggcactggaagaaagactgtccgaagttgaagaataaggccaaacataacaatggaaagtccattatggattcaaatgtagctgattgtgatgattcagacttctcattagttacaacagagtcatcaacatcttcagacatatggttgatggactcggcttgtagctatcatatgtgtcccaacagggactggttcgtgaaatttcaagaaggagaatatggagtcgtccacacagcggataacagccctcttacctcatatggcattggttcaatacgattaaggaaccatgatggaatgatcagaacattgatagatgttcgatatgtaccggatttgaagaagaatctcatctctgtgggagccctagaatcaaaagggttcaaaatcattgcagaaaatggagtgatgagagtatgctctggtgcactagtggtaatgaaggctaatcggaagaataataatatgtatcgctatcgtggcagtacagttattgggacagcgacagtgacatccagtgacgacaaagaggcagaagcaaccaagctatggcacatgcgcttgggacatgctggaggaaaatccttgaaaactctatcagatcaaggattgttaaaaggagtaaaggcttgcaacttggagttttgtgagcattgtgtcaaagggaaacagacaagggttaaatttggtacagcgatccataatactaaaggcattttggattatgtacactctgatgtttggggtccttccaaaacaccttcattgggtgggaagcactattttgtaacctttgttgatgatttttctcgaagagtgtgggtgtatacaatgaaaaacaaagatgaagtgctgggaatttttctcaaatggaagacgatggtggagaatcaaacaggcaggaggatcaagtgtattcgcacagacaatggaggtgaatacaaaaatgatcatttcaataaggtctgtgaaaatgatggcatcgtccgacacttcactgttagacatacaccacaacagaatggagtggcagaacgtatgaaccggaccttgctggagaaggtacggtgtatgttgtccaatgctggcttgggcaaagaattttgggctgaggcaattacatatgcatgccacctcattaatcgtctaccatctgctgctattgatggcaaaacaccatttgaaaaatggtacggaaaacctgctgtagattataactctttgcacgtgtttggcttaactgcatattatcatgtgacggagtcaaaattggatccaagggcaaagaaggctatttttatgggaattacttctggagtcaaaggatatcgcttatggtgtcctatgacaaagaaagtaatattcagcagagatgttacctttgatgaatttgctatggtaaataaggtaacagaagataccaaacaaaatgaaggtgcttctaagcaggtggagtttgagggaaaatttatttttcctacacaagaagcagaggaggaaacaaatgaagattaccctctggaaggagagccagtagaggagattccaactcaggaatctcaacaacaacttgaatcaatagcaaccagcaggccaaaaagaacaataacgaaacctgttcgtctcatagagacggttgcttgtgcaacctcaattgtagctgatgatgttcctactacttataaagacgctgttcaaagttcagaagaagataagtggaggattgccatgaatgatgagatacagtcccttcatcagaatcatacatggagattggccaatctcccgaagggaaagaaagcaattgggtgcaaatgggtatttgcaaagaaggaaggatttcctaaccaagtagatgttcgctacaaagcaagattggtggccaaaggatatgctcaaaaggagggaattgattacaatgaagtgttttctccagttgtaaaacattcctccattagaattatgttggctttggtagcacaattggatttggaactagttcagatggatgtaaaaactgcgtttttacatggaaacttggaggaggaaatctacatgactcagccagaaggattcaaagttgctggaaaagaaaatatggtgtgcaaacttgaaaaatcgttgtacggattgaaacaatcttctagacaatggtacaagcgatttgacgagtttatgttgcggcaagggtacaagagaagcaaatacgatcattgtgtgtatttgcacaagcttaaagatggttcctttgtatatcttctcctatatgttgatgatatgttgatagcttccaagaattcggaagaaattgataagttgaagattcaactgaagaaggagttcgagatgaaggatttgggtgaggcaaagaaaattcttggcatggagataattagagatagacgttcaaagaaactctgtttatctcaaaaggaatatttgaagagagtacttcaacattttggcatagatgacaagactaagccagttagtactccacttgcttcccattttaagctaagtactactatgtcgccaatggatgaagctgaacaagagtatatgtcaaaggtaccatacgcaaatgctgttggtagcttgatgtatgcaatggtttgcacaaggcctgacatttcacaagctgttggagttattagcagatatatgcacaatccagggaaggagcattgacaagctgtgaagtggattctacggtatattcataatactgtagatgtcgggttagtttttgagcaggaagacaatcagtttgtagttggatattgtgactcagattttgcgggtgatatggacaaacgaagatcaactactggttatgtgtttacttttgcaaaggcaccagttagttggaagtctactttgcagtcaacaattgctttgtctacaacagaggcagagtacatggctattacagatgctgtgaaagaggcaatttggcttcaaggattgctaaaggagcttggtgttgaacaaaaaaggtatcacaattttttgtgatagtcaaagtgctattcaattagcgaagaaccaagtttatcatgcaaggacgaagcacattgatgttcggtatcatttcgtacgagaaatcatagaagaaggtggagtcacggtgaagaaaattcatactacagagaatcctgctgatatgctgacaaaggtggtgactgctgtcaagtttcaacattgtttggatttgatcaacattgttgaacactgaagattgaagatgaagacacaaccaaaatttattattgagagagaattgaaaatgtgaaattttgccaaggtggagatttgttgaagtttggcaaaatgccaaagtcccacattggttgggagttaagtttggggggatttttcccctataaaagaaggcctaatgtttaggattgaaacacacctctcatttgccttctcatctgtttaaggcatttgtatcttctctctttagtattatttcacttgtatttttggagtggaataaaatattggttgtgtccgaggagtaggcaaaattagccgaacctcgtaaattctggtgttccctttattattgctttattgtcttatttattatttggtggctgtcataatttttggtatagtagttgtgacttattcacactctatacatttggcttccgcaacagtaTTAAACGTCTTTCTTAAGAGGTGTTCAAAAATCATAAAAGACAGAAAGACTGGAAGACTGGAAGAAGTACAATGGTAAACTATCTGAAACAAAATACTACTATCAGGTTTTGACTTTTGCAATTTTTGGATATGATTACTCACTGATATCAGGTTTAAGAAAATGATGTTAGACTCTGGTACACCTTTGCTAAGCAGCACAGAAATAGCTTTCACTGCAGAATTCCCTGGACAGTAATTAACAATTCATTGGTTAGTAGACAAAGTTATTTAGGAATTTATTGATTGACGGAAAGCAAAGCATTTCCAACCTGTAGCTAGTACTGGATCAAGCAGCAAAACATGGCGACTTGCAATATCTTTTGGTAGCTTCTCGTAGATCAACTGTAATGTTGCTGGGATCGGTAAGAAACTGCATTTTCTATATGTCCTGATATGAAGCTCTTTGTTGTTGGAGATTTTAAAAGTGCAAGTCAAAGTACAAGTGTGAATGATAAGAATTTTTGTCTGTATTGACTGGAAACAACTTTTTCAACCACCTTATAAAGGTGTGCCTCGTTTTCTTGACAAAATAGAATTCATATTGTAAAAGCGCTTAACAATTACTCCATTTAAAAGATGATGActtcttttaaaagaaataacCTTTGCTATCTTGCTTTAAACCTTTGAGGTTTATTAAGAATCGACTTCAGTCTTCAATTCCAAACAAAAGTTGCACAGTTAATAACAAAGCTCactttttatttgtttaaaattcGAGATATTTACGTTATAGTTCTAATAGATGTGATGTATAAATTTAGAGACATGTCCTTTAACGAATAGGCGTAGTTGTTTTGACTTATAAAGGCATCTTATGAGAGTAGAAAACAGATAACACATGATACAGAAACCTGATGCAACAATTTACTTTTCTCCACCACTCTTAAATGTATAGATCACCCTGTATTTCTTTATTAGACTACTTTCCTTGTTGCTCTTGGTGAATGCTCAGATATCTGATGAAGCATTTGCATAATGCAGTCAGATTTTGGCTGTATTGTTTGCCCTCGAATCATATCAGCGGAATTTTTTTTGCAGATCAACTTTTTTACAGGACTATTTTCTCTTGTTCTGGAAATTTTGAGCATAACGAGGACGGGGGAAAGAGAAAATGCAATAAAACTCGAGTTTGTTTGACTGACCTGCCTGCCACTTTTACCCTCCCTGTGGATTAGAATTTTGCCTATTTTGATTCCCTTGCAGCAAGCCCTCAATGCATTTTCCATGCTTTCTCCACTGATCCAAGGTAACCATGTCAACTTTCAGTCTCAATTACTGAAGTTTATTACTGACATGAAACAGAAATTGTCTGAAATGTATGCTGGAAATTCTACCCATACTATATTAGAGTAGGAAATGAATACCTTCTAATGATCGACACTCCACACAAGCTTTTACAGAAAACAACGCCACTGTAAACAGATCCTGCAAAAGAGGGAAAGACTATTCTTTCAGCAAATTCCAATGAGTTTTAAGTTATGCACACGGATAGTGCACAGATTTTTTCATTTATAACAACATGCAACTTTTTTATAGAAAGCCTAATATGATAACTTGGAAATAAATTAATAACCTTCTATATCCGGTTAATTGAACTCATGGTGGAAATCTTTTTACACTGctagtatatataacttaaatccaatTCCGTATATGTGACACTGCTTGTGCTCCGTAATGTTAGAAAGCAACATCTCTTGCTCAACCCCCCTCCAGTTGCTAACGCACTGAATTTCAACCATCTATTTTAAGCTATCAACTCATTTCGCGTGGCGATAAAGTGCAGTTAACTTTTAAGAGATCCGAATTTGCAAATATTTTTTAAACACACAGTGAAATCTAAAATCATGTGAGATTTGGATAGGGCAAATGCATTAATTTAAGAGCTCCTCCCACCTCCCAAGACTTAACGGACTAACCCTCTGTGTAAATGGAAGCATTTGATAATTGCAAAGTTACCAGTAGGAGTGGTTATCTGCTTCTCAGTAAAGGGAAGATGACCAAGACCATGCTCCACGACCTCAAACATGAGTAAAAAGAACGTGTTTCACTACATGGTCGAAAGAGAATTCATTGACATAAGATAAAACGATCATACCAATCGTATAAGGCGGTCAGCATAAAAAACAAAGTCATGCTTGGTTGTTTTTGCATTTCGTACAAGCGTGTGCATCCCACGCATCTAGCAAAAGGGCAAATGTTAAGGAACTTGTTCACCTTTGGTCTTCAAGAATGTTGAAGCACAGGTCAAGCAATTTACCATACCCGTACTTGAACTGAAATAGGATCAAGAAGAGAATCTGAATAGATACACACCTGAAATGTAGAATGTATAACAAATACATTTGAATATATTTTGCAAAGATGGTGCTGGCCAAGCTTTGTACGAATATGTTGAACTATTAAGTCGATTGCAACATCATTATCCGCTCCTCGTGGAATTATTACATCAGCATATTTCTTTGTTGGATGAATGAAGTCCTCAAAACCAGGTTTAACATATTTTGCATACTGCATGTCAGATAGCACAGTCAGCTTGAAAAATGTAAACTTTCCAAACAAATCCAAGATTAGATTACTAATGAATCAAGAGATAGTTGAAAACAGGTCAGCCCGGCCCGATTAACACTTATACGTACAATAAATAGTTTAACTAGGTGAACAGACCCTATTGACATCCAATGTGGTAACATAGGTAAATTACAGGAACATATAGCAGATTGCCCGTGTAAATAACGGTCCAAAAGAACCTCGTTATACAACATTCCTTAACCTTTGACCTGTGTGACTCAGTGCGTGAGGAACTACTACAGAAGCATGGCTAACTTCCATTAAGATGTACATTGTAAAGAATATTTGTTTTAACCTATTGTAGCAGATAACCTGTCTTATTTTCCAGGAGAGCAAACCGAAAAGGAGTCTCAAGTGAAAAAGAACTGCTAACGTGGTAACCTTCCATACAATTTAGGAGCAACAGAAAATCCATAAAGGAGCATTAAgtgcaaaaaaaaaatgcttaCTTGGTCTAGCACGTATTGGATGTTTCTGTTCCTCTCAACAGTATCACGCCGTATCCTCCTGGCCAGCCGCACATCAGAGTCTGCGTTCATGGGTTTATTAACAGTTTAGGGAGCAATATGGAAGATTGGAAAAATGTCCTAAAGGGCTTTCAAATCAGAGAATTTGATTTCCAATTTCAAAAGCAAGAATAAGGGTAAAGAGTGAACCACAAAATATCAAGTAAGCAGCTGTCTTGTTTCTCTTTTCCTGTTTGGGGATAAGCGAGGGATGTTAAGGGTCAATAGAGAAGAACCTGAATCAACAAAGATCTTCATGTTCATGATTTCACGTACACGAAGATCATGTAGAATAAGAATTCCATCTAAAATGATGACATCTGAGGGATTGACCTGCAAATTTGATTACAAAATGTGTTAAGAGTATACCATCTGCATTTAAACTTTGGAACTTTAAAGTGAAGCTGTAAAAGCAAAATACAAAAGCCTAGAATAATTGAAAATAATGTATGCTGCTACATTTAACTGACTCCAGCAGCTTCAGCAATCATGATTGAGCTGTCAACTGTTGCATTGTTATGGCTTAAACTAgttttccatttttatttgttTGGACCTCTAAAATTggttttcctatttttttatacaGACCATCAACTAAAAGTAGAAACCAGCAGTATCACAGCCTCAGGACACATTATATATACTGCAAGCCATGTAATCAGGAGATAACTTAATGCTAAGATGTATAAATTCACAGCATTAGATACGCAGTTCAAAAAACTGACCGGTACTTGATTCATGATTAGAAGCTTTGCAGTAACGTCAAATTGCTTAACAAGAACTATACAACTCAAATCAGTGGCCAAGAAGATAAAATTTATTACCACACGGGCTGCTTCAATGCTTCTATGGCTCTTGAAATCATAATTAGGGATGCTAATTGCTTGTCCATGTTTTAATTTTTCCATGCATGATAGCAGAAGCTCTGTGTTAAAGGCATCTGAAAAGAATGCATGATGTAAACGGGCCAACATTAGAAAATGACCGATAGAGAACTTATTCGAGCAATATTTACAATCCAGTTTCAAACTTCAAACATCAGTTGCCTACCAGGATGATCAAAGTTGTAGTCGTGAACTTTCTGTAACTGCTCTGCAGTTAATGGATGATAAAATGCTTCCTGAAAGTTGAAATTAGGTTGATCAAGtgttagaagatgatgaaaagttTCATATAACAAAAGAATGCAAACTTTCCAGAATACTGATTTTTTTAGAGTTGAAAGACATTAAAATATGATCTAATGGGACATCAAAAGGTAATTCTCAGATTATAAAGTGAGACTGCTTATGAATGCCAAACAGTAGTAGCAGAAAAAGAAGTGAGCAAGATATTACTTGAT
Proteins encoded in this region:
- the LOC107780921 gene encoding uridine kinase-like protein 5 codes for the protein MDAQMPSALKSSVENHFSLQSNTASDTAQVPLKVPFVIGVAGGTASGKTTVCNMIMSQLQNQRVVLINQEAFYHPLTAEQLQKVHDYNFDHPDAFNTELLLSCMEKLKHGQAISIPNYDFKSHRSIEAARVVNPSDVIILDGILILHDLRVREIMNMKIFVDSDSDVRLARRIRRDTVERNRNIQYVLDQYAKYVKPGFEDFIHPTKKYADVIIPRGADNDVAIDLIVQHIRTKLGQHHLCKIYSNVFVIHSTFQMRGMHTLVRNAKTTKHDFVFYADRLIRLVVEHGLGHLPFTEKQITTPTGSVYSGVVFCKSLCGVSIIRSGESMENALRACCKGIKIGKILIHREGKSGRQLIYEKLPKDIASRHVLLLDPVLATGNSAVKAISVLLSKGVPESNIIFLNLISAPEGLHAVCNKFPRLKIVTSEIDTTLNKDLHVIPGMGEFGDRYFGTGTRVTPP